The following proteins are co-located in the Chryseobacterium sp. LJ668 genome:
- a CDS encoding T9SS-dependent choice-of-anchor J family protein produces the protein MKKLLLSALALTISVSAYSQTLLDESFESYTNFAITGFGGWQTLDLDLLNTYTGGGPVVGGSTIPSWTAGWANAGQPMAFQIFNLSASNATNNATATATDEEVRNFSAHTGQKTAVSWAGVPAAGVTSNNDWLISPAITLGASNNILTLWVKALSPAFVESYKIGVYVGSGTPTSAANFTIISGAAALTAPFTWQQATQSLNAYSGQTIRIGIQYMSSDKYMFMVDDVKVTTGTLSTDEVSKSKTSSIYPNPTKGEINIKTDKKIKSSTVFDLSGKVLLQTDSQKVNIGSFTKGTYLLKVEFADGSTKTEKVIKD, from the coding sequence ATGAAAAAACTTCTACTGTCTGCACTTGCACTAACAATAAGTGTATCTGCATATTCTCAAACTTTATTGGATGAAAGTTTTGAATCTTATACAAATTTTGCAATCACAGGATTTGGTGGATGGCAAACTTTGGATCTTGATTTACTAAATACATATACTGGAGGGGGACCTGTAGTTGGTGGCTCAACAATACCCTCTTGGACAGCTGGTTGGGCGAATGCGGGTCAACCAATGGCTTTTCAAATTTTCAATCTTTCGGCTAGTAATGCAACTAATAATGCTACAGCTACAGCTACCGATGAAGAGGTAAGAAACTTCTCGGCTCATACTGGGCAAAAGACAGCAGTATCTTGGGCAGGAGTTCCTGCAGCTGGAGTAACTTCTAATAATGACTGGTTAATTTCTCCTGCTATCACTTTAGGAGCAAGCAATAATATTTTAACTTTGTGGGTAAAAGCATTATCACCAGCGTTTGTTGAAAGTTACAAGATAGGTGTTTATGTTGGTAGCGGTACTCCAACAAGTGCTGCGAATTTTACAATTATTTCCGGAGCAGCAGCTTTAACGGCACCATTTACTTGGCAGCAAGCTACCCAATCGTTAAATGCATATTCAGGACAGACTATAAGAATTGGAATACAATACATGTCTTCTGATAAATACATGTTTATGGTTGATGATGTAAAAGTTACTACAGGAACACTTTCAACAGACGAAGTTTCAAAATCAAAAACGAGCAGCATCTACCCTAACCCAACAAAAGGAGAAATCAATATCAAAACTGATAAGAAAATAAAATCTTCTACAGTATTTGACCTTTCTGGTAAAGTGTTATTACAGACTGATTCGCAAAAAGTAAATATCGGTTCTTTCACAAAAGGAACGTATTTGTTAAAAGTTGAATTTGCTGACGGAAGCACAAAAACTGAAAAAGTGATTAAAGATTAA